One window of Pelobates fuscus isolate aPelFus1 chromosome 9, aPelFus1.pri, whole genome shotgun sequence genomic DNA carries:
- the PDZD11 gene encoding PDZ domain-containing protein 11: MEGRTTYDEYPYPVVFLPPYENPPAWIPLKERMYHSDYNNQLTHFLPRTILLKKPPGAQLGFNIRGGKASQLGIFISKVIPDSDAHRAGLQEGDQVLTVNNVDFQDIEHSKAVEILKTAREIFMQVRFFPYNYQRQKERTVH; the protein is encoded by the exons ATGGAGGGCCGAACCACTTATGATGAGTATCCGTACCCCGTCGTATTTCTGCCACCTTACGAGAATCCCCCGGCTTGGATCCCTCTGAAGGAG CGTATGTATCACTCAGATTATAACAATCAGTTGACACATTTCCTTCCACGGACTATTCTCCTGAAGAAGCCACCTGGAGCACAG CTAGGATTTAACATCCGTGGGGGAAAAGCTTCACAACTTGGGATCTTTATCTcaaag GTAATCCCAGACTCTGATGCTCATCGGGCTGGACTTCAAGAAGGAGATCAGGTGCTGACTGTCAACAATGTGGATTTTCAAGATATCGAGCATAGCAAG gCTGTGGAGATTTTAAAAACGGCACGTGAAATCTTCATGCAAGTTCGTTTTTTTCCATACA ATTATCAACGTCAGAAGGAGAGGACTGTTCACTAG